The DNA segment GTTCAAAGCACCGCCACTGCAGGATGAAGTGCAAAGCTAACGAATACGCCGTCAGATACTGCGAGGACTGGACCATCTGCTGTCGGGTGAAGAAGAAGGAatccaagaagaagaagatgtgGTGACATGTTGAGCTCTGTCTTCTTAGATTCCAGGAGAAGGCACCGAAAGCAGATACAAGTTCCTTGTCTACTTACGAATAAATGGTATGATGAGTAACAGGAACTTCACGACAATTTCATGCTTAGGTGGTCATGTTCACATAAATACACGTCTTATCATGCTGTGAGTCTATTTTCATGTGTATAACATTCAGCAGATTGTGATACTCCATATATACCAGTGTATATCTTCAGAAGATATACACTCCATATATGCACGGTTGGCCTTGGCAATGCTAAATCAAATCAGTGAGTTattaagaagaggaggaagagagaaaaagaagaatattgagaagaagaagaagggctcagcagaaagggaagaggaaaagataAAGGAGTAGGGTGGATCTGAGCAACATGTATTATGTACGTATCAATGAacacattttaaattgttttaaaatttaaaagaaaataatcctgGTCTTGGGTAAATTATTTGCCATTTAAATGCTCTTATCTGTCAGATGAGGTAAGAACACAATAATTATGATTATATAAATTAGAATGTGTTACCTGATCTTTCTATATAGGTCCTTCTGGCTCTAAAGGTTTCTGTTAAGGAGTCCAGTGTAATCTAATACCTTAGTAAAAGTAGGGACCCCTCTCTCCTTCAGTTTTCAATGTTTTAACTATAATATATCAtagagaatttcttttctggtcttgtctaCTTGGTTTCTATAGGCCTCTACCTAGATAAGCATCTCAGTATGGATTTGGGAAATTTTTCTTAGATGATGTCACTGAAGATATTATCTGTGCCTTTATTGTAGTATTCTCCTATGCCCACAATTTGGAGGCTAGGTCTTTTCATGATATACCAGAATTATTTTCTCATGTTcaattctccttctccttctcctcctcctcctcctcctctttctcctccctctccctcctctcctccctctcactttccctctctctccccctctccccccctctttccctctccccctctgcccctctcccctctttccctctcctctctccctccccctcccctccctccccttccctcctcctgcccctccccctctccctaacCAACTGAGTGATTCAACACCTCCTCTTTGTCTTAAATCTTCAACTCTCTGAATCTGACACAATCCATTCCACTGCTGGGGTTTTCcactgagatttttttgtttttttgttttttggtttttttgttttgttttgtttttattggtttgaTGTTTTTCAGTTCCAGCATCAATTCAGAATTCAGTTTGGGTTGTCTTCATTTCATCcatctctttgtttttttatcttcttttaactgtgaatttttaaaaatcttttgtcTGGATAGTCTTCTGGGTCATTTTCATTAGGGCACATCACTATGGGATTTGTGTTTTTCTGGAG comes from the Mus musculus strain C57BL/6J chromosome 14, GRCm38.p6 C57BL/6J genome and includes:
- the Defb43 gene encoding beta-defensin 43 precursor; translation: MRVLFSILGVLTLLSIVPLARSFLENQDCSKHRHCRMKCKANEYAVRYCEDWTICCRVKKKESKKKKMW